One part of the Janthinobacterium sp. 17J80-10 genome encodes these proteins:
- the sodB gene encoding superoxide dismutase [Fe] yields MEHTLPALPYALDALQPHISKETLEYHYGKHHQAYVTNLNNLIKGTEFENASLEDIIKKSSGGVFNNAAQVWNHTFYWNGLAPNAGGAPTGALADAINAKWGSFDKFKEEFTKSGIGNFGSGWTWLVKKADGSVDIVNTSNAATPLTTADKALLTCDVWEHAYYIDYRNARPKYIESFWSLVNWAFVAKNFA; encoded by the coding sequence ATGGAACACACCCTGCCGGCCCTGCCCTATGCACTCGATGCCCTGCAACCGCACATTTCCAAGGAAACCCTGGAATACCACTACGGCAAGCACCATCAGGCTTATGTCACCAACCTGAATAACCTGATCAAGGGCACCGAATTCGAAAACGCCAGCCTGGAAGACATCATCAAGAAATCCTCCGGCGGCGTGTTCAACAATGCGGCCCAGGTCTGGAACCACACGTTCTACTGGAACGGCCTGGCTCCCAATGCCGGCGGCGCACCGACCGGCGCCCTAGCTGACGCCATCAACGCCAAGTGGGGTTCGTTCGACAAGTTCAAGGAAGAATTCACCAAGTCCGGCATCGGCAATTTCGGCTCCGGCTGGACCTGGCTGGTGAAAAAAGCGGACGGCTCCGTGGATATCGTCAACACCTCCAATGCCGCCACCCCGCTGACCACCGCCGACAAGGCCCTGCTGACCTGCGACGTCTGGGAACATGCCTACTACATCGACTACCGCAATGCCCGTCCGAAATACATCGAGTCGTTCTGGAGCCTGGTGAACTGGGCATTCGTTGCAAAGAATTTCGCCTAA